The following are from one region of the Marinilabiliales bacterium genome:
- a CDS encoding multidrug DMT transporter permease, translating to MVIINSYAWAVVLAFITMLCWGSWANTQKMATKKWPFQLFYWDYAIGVLLLSLLLAFTAGSIGTEGRSFIQDLGQADASALGSAFLGGVVFNIANLLLVAAIAIAGMAVAFPIGIGLALALGVIVNYIATPLGNPVLLFIGVALVVVAIVLDAMAYRKLPGQTESPTKGIVISLLAGLLMGFFYRFVAASMVADFASPEPGRLTPYTASVIFAIGLLASNFIWNTIFMYKPVTGERVTYADYFKKGDSRLHLIGILGGAIWSLGMTLNIIAAEQAGFAISYGLGQGATMVAALWGVFIWKEFKGAKGVNGLLTAMFLFFAVGLALIIAARLY from the coding sequence ATGGTAATAATTAATTCTTATGCCTGGGCCGTTGTTCTGGCCTTTATCACGATGTTATGCTGGGGTTCATGGGCCAACACCCAGAAAATGGCCACAAAAAAATGGCCCTTCCAGCTCTTCTACTGGGATTACGCGATAGGGGTCCTGCTGCTGTCACTTCTGCTGGCTTTTACAGCCGGAAGCATTGGCACGGAAGGCCGGAGCTTCATCCAGGATCTAGGCCAGGCAGATGCATCTGCACTGGGCTCCGCCTTCCTGGGTGGTGTTGTGTTCAACATAGCCAATCTCCTGCTTGTGGCAGCCATTGCAATTGCCGGTATGGCAGTGGCATTCCCGATTGGTATCGGCCTCGCACTGGCCCTCGGGGTAATAGTAAACTATATAGCCACTCCCCTGGGCAATCCCGTGCTGCTTTTTATCGGTGTTGCCCTGGTTGTCGTTGCCATTGTTCTCGATGCGATGGCTTACAGGAAGCTCCCGGGCCAGACAGAATCACCAACCAAAGGTATTGTCATTTCACTTCTGGCAGGCTTACTCATGGGCTTCTTCTACAGGTTCGTGGCAGCATCGATGGTTGCAGACTTTGCCAGTCCGGAACCGGGAAGGCTAACCCCCTACACCGCATCGGTAATATTCGCGATAGGTCTCCTGGCATCCAACTTCATCTGGAACACGATTTTCATGTATAAGCCCGTTACCGGGGAAAGGGTTACCTATGCCGATTACTTCAAAAAGGGTGACAGCAGGCTTCATCTGATCGGCATCCTGGGAGGGGCGATCTGGAGCCTGGGAATGACCCTCAATATAATTGCCGCTGAACAGGCAGGGTTTGCGATTTCTTACGGACTGGGTCAGGGTGCCACCATGGTCGCCGCTCTTTGGGGTGTGTTCATATGGAAAGAATTTAAGGGCGCCAAAGGCGTTAATGGATTGCTTACGGCGATGTTCCTGTTTTTTGCAGTGGGACTGGCACTGATCATTGCGGCGAGGCTTTATTAA
- a CDS encoding DeoR/GlpR transcriptional regulator produces the protein MLPNQRREKILELIKEDGHARVIDLSRIFKVTEVTIRQDLEKLEREGFIKREHGGAFLKNVESHVRNIMLRNQENLPDKASIARKAVELISDGDTIILDSGSTTTEIAKLITGFRNLTVITNALNIALILGGDPGINLVVTGGEFKAPTLSLTGQKAADFFNNLHVDKLFLATAGITLKAGLTYPSISDIVVKRAMIESADLVYLVADASKIGKAAFASLGSLSLINYLITDSKITARDRAMMKEHEIDLIIAG, from the coding sequence ATGCTGCCAAATCAAAGGAGAGAAAAAATACTTGAACTGATCAAAGAGGATGGCCACGCCAGGGTGATCGACCTGAGCAGGATATTTAAGGTTACCGAGGTTACCATTCGCCAGGACCTTGAAAAACTGGAACGTGAGGGGTTTATCAAAAGAGAGCATGGGGGTGCGTTTTTGAAAAATGTAGAATCCCATGTACGGAACATAATGCTGCGTAACCAGGAGAACCTTCCTGACAAGGCCAGTATTGCCCGCAAGGCCGTGGAGCTGATCAGCGACGGCGATACGATTATCCTTGACTCGGGCTCGACCACCACTGAAATAGCCAAACTGATAACCGGCTTCAGGAATCTTACCGTTATCACAAATGCTCTCAATATTGCCCTGATCCTGGGAGGAGATCCGGGTATCAACCTGGTTGTTACCGGTGGTGAGTTCAAGGCCCCGACACTGTCGCTTACCGGACAGAAGGCGGCGGATTTTTTTAATAATCTTCATGTTGACAAACTTTTCCTTGCCACTGCCGGGATCACCCTGAAGGCCGGACTTACATATCCCAGCATAAGCGATATAGTGGTTAAGCGCGCGATGATCGAATCGGCCGATCTGGTTTATCTTGTTGCAGATGCTTCGAAGATAGGCAAGGCTGCATTTGCAAGTCTCGGCTCTTTGTCACTTATCAACTACCTGATTACCGATTCGAAAATAACCGCAAGGGACCGGGCAATGATGAAGGAGCATGAGATTGATCTGATAATAGCAGGATAA
- a CDS encoding LacI family transcriptional regulator, whose translation MLFICTNVCSKSNYFGYLFRLNQKQRRLISNNVKNIRDLAVLTGFSVSTVSRVINGKSEQFRISAKTSEIILKAAADHNYYPNRIARGLRLEKTETIGLIVPDIANQFFSSVAKTIELESRKNGYSIFLCDSLDDISTESELLNLLAGRKVDGIILAPVGTHSDHVTEFAKNGIPVVIIDRYLPDTSIPYITTDNYFGACKATEHIISMGHRIIACIQGKTGISANTDRISGYKDTLRQNNIPVDNSLIVGDDFGEENGYLQTKMLLSKANPPTAIFALSNLISLGAMRAIAEKGLSISDDISLVSFDDQPYSGLLASPMTTVEQEKDKIAGRAVNLLLEMISGKKDIKEIERTMIRPRLIVRNSVKNLYN comes from the coding sequence TTGCTTTTTATCTGCACAAACGTTTGTTCTAAATCAAATTATTTTGGATATTTGTTTCGTTTAAACCAAAAACAGAGGCGGCTAATCAGCAATAATGTTAAAAATATAAGGGATCTTGCGGTTCTGACGGGGTTTTCCGTCAGCACGGTATCCCGTGTTATCAACGGGAAGAGTGAGCAGTTCCGCATCAGTGCCAAAACCTCCGAAATAATCCTGAAAGCTGCCGCTGATCATAATTATTATCCCAACAGGATTGCCCGCGGCCTGAGGCTGGAAAAAACCGAGACAATCGGACTGATAGTCCCCGATATTGCCAACCAGTTCTTTTCCTCCGTTGCCAAGACCATCGAATTAGAATCCAGAAAGAACGGTTATTCGATTTTCCTGTGCGACAGTCTTGATGACATTTCCACCGAAAGCGAACTCCTGAACCTTCTTGCAGGCAGGAAGGTTGATGGCATTATCCTGGCTCCCGTCGGAACACACAGTGACCATGTAACTGAATTCGCCAAAAACGGAATACCCGTTGTCATTATTGACCGGTACCTCCCCGACACCTCTATACCTTATATTACTACCGACAATTATTTCGGGGCCTGCAAGGCAACTGAGCATATTATATCAATGGGACACCGGATAATCGCTTGTATACAGGGGAAGACCGGGATATCAGCAAATACAGACAGGATATCGGGATATAAGGACACTCTGAGGCAAAACAATATCCCTGTCGACAACAGCCTTATAGTCGGCGATGATTTCGGCGAGGAGAACGGATACCTGCAGACAAAGATGCTGCTGTCGAAGGCAAATCCTCCTACCGCAATCTTTGCACTCAGCAACCTTATCTCACTGGGGGCAATGAGGGCAATTGCCGAAAAGGGACTGTCAATTTCCGACGATATTTCGCTGGTGTCATTTGATGATCAGCCTTATTCGGGACTCCTGGCAAGCCCTATGACTACCGTTGAGCAGGAAAAGGATAAAATCGCCGGCAGAGCGGTTAACCTGTTGCTGGAGATGATATCAGGAAAAAAAGATATAAAGGAGATTGAAAGAACAATGATCAGGCCAAGGCTTATAGTCCGTAATTCAGTTAAGAATTTGTACAATTAA